CCCATCACTCATCTCCACCAAATCCAAATTGCATCAATTTTCTTGTTCAGATTATGCGGAAGAACCCCAATAACAAACGGGGCGGAGGAAGAACAGACACCAATGGATGATGTTGATTTGCATGCCATATCGAGTGTAAGAGAAAGTGTAGAATGTTAGTAGACCGAGAGtatttgttttacatttttttcgAGTTCGTTTATGCTTTTTCGAGTTGAGTAATCAACGAATACATTCCACAACTATTTATACTAATAATGGGGGCAAAAAAAAAATCGATTCTAACGGTTAGAAATGACTATATAGCCGTTACAAACGGCTAGAATCAGTTATGTTGCTTTTTAACGGTAATAACCGGGTACGAATCGAGTATTTCGGGTCGGGGTCTGGAACAAGTTTGGGTAGGAaccaaaatttcaaaaaatatgaAGAAGCGGGTAGGAGCTAGCGGGTCTGAACCGGGTCTTGATGCCACCTGGTAGGAATGGAATCAGTTTCAGTCGGGCCCGAAACCTGGGTATTTTGTTCactactacaaaaaaaaaaatacttaaagtTTTAAAAGTATACAAATATAATTGTATAaacttattaaaaaaataattagcaAATATAAGATAATCAAGCCCATTTTATAAATAATCCAAATAAGTCTACTTTAGAGAGCATTTCAACCGTTAAACCCAAATACTTAATAGCCATTTTAAACACTCAAGCTCAAACACATTTAGCCCACCcatttttaataattaaaaaacagACCTAATAAAAATTGAGAGAGTAGCATTTTTTATGAGCTGTTCCCCCACCAACAAGTCGATTTTTCAAATTAAAAACACAATCTATGATTCTATCACGACACCTACGGCCACCGGTTGCAGGGGTGTGCATGGTCATTTAtgggtttttttaaaaaccgttTGGTTTCGGTTTTCACGATGGGTTCAATTTGATTTTAGATTTGCCGCTAGAGCCGAAAAAACTTGGTTTTATCTTTTTACTATGTGACACGACTGATTCAAACCGAAAGGAAAGTATATTAAGCGATAGACAACCAACACTAAAAAAATTCAGACCCCCATGAAAAAAAAATCTTGAATCCGTCACTGTGTCAAAGCATTTATTATGTCAAATGGTATACCTATCAAAGTACTTCCAACACCGTTTTTGGCCCTTTCGAGCTTACTGGGTAGAGAGTGAGAAGATGACGAGTAATCACTGCTAGAAAACTGCTACTATTTCCACGTCAATTTCCGTGGGAAATCCGTGGGTAACTGCGTTTACCCACGGATTTCCCAGAAAATGGGCTGTGGGAATTCTCCTCGTGGGTAAATTTTTTCTGACGCAGTTCCTACGGATTTTCCTACTCATTTCCCACAAAAATGTTTCGTTAGAATTCTCCTACTTATTTCTCACGGAATTAATTTTCTTAACTTTCCGACGCATTTTCCAcagaatatttattttttaaaattttgtgtttaaaacaattagagtaaacttccgttttgctccctgtggtttggtcattttaacggttttgctccaatagtttaaaaatagccattttcctccctgatttttctaacttatcttcattttgctcccagcctctaactccatcagggaggaaactggcgacaaatcgaaagattagggagcaaactggcgacaaactcgaaagaccagggaggaaaatggctatttttaaactattgaagcaaaaccgttaaaatgaccaaaccacagggagcaaaacggaagtttactcaaacaattatatttatatttattatataatatttattaaattttaattttcttACACAATTCCTACGAATTTATTTTTTCTTCCTACACAATTCCAACGGAATGTATTCGTTTTCCCTACACAGTTCCTATGAATTTGTTTTTTCTTCCTACACAGTTCCTATGGATGttaataaatttattttaaaattaacatatatttttataaataataaaactttatattttaatATCAGCAATTTCATTTTATTATGATGATAAATTGGATTCCTAAGCATTTCCTACCGATGATTAAAATGAAAACGGATTCCGTAGGAATCCCGTCGGGAATTGCCGACACTTTTCCTACGCATAACGATTCCTACGAATTTCCGACTAATGGTTAAAATGAAAACGGATTTCGTCGGAGATCTGTCGGAATTTTCCTACATTTTTCCTACGCAAACCAATTTGTCgtttttttgttacaaaactaaGACCCTTTCTAATACGTCGGAATTTCGTAGGAAATGTGTCACCATTTTCGTTCGTAGGAAATGCGTAGAAAATTTTGGTAGAAATAatagcagttttctagtagtgaataGATGAGAGACATTCATGAGAATGATCACCCTCTAACGGGTTGTGTGAGATGGAGAAGAGGGGGTGTCTGAAGGCGTTTTTGGTTGTAATCGGGCTACTCCGGATAGATGTGAAGTTGATCCGTTTATATAAATATCTATAAGAGATTCACTTGGTTTTCATGTGCGGTTATGCTCGTTAATTTTTCATACTTTTGTACGCATGTGTCGATTTGGATATGAGATACTTTTTCTGTTTACCATCATCTTTTAaataaactaggttagaaccccgtgtattacacgggttgaataaatatcattttatatactaaactaaaacaattattctttaaaaatctcgtttattacaagggttgaacaaatgtaattttatatattaaataataaaaaaattatatttctaagaaccccatgtattgtactgaataaatgtaattttatataccaaataataaaaacccgtgtaatgtacgggtttaataaatctaattatatatactacataataaaaaaagttatattttttaaaaacactgtgtattacgcgtgttaaataaatgtaattttgtaaccttgtatattacacgggttggataaatgtaattttataaactaaataataaaaaagttatatctttataaaccccgtgtattatataGGTTCAATAAATccaattatatatactaaatcattatcatcatcatcatactcagtaaatcccaccaatagcaaagctaaggtagggtctgagaatggtaagatgtagacaaccttacctctactcCGTAGGAATAGAGAAGCTGCTTTCAGTGAGAGtcccgactcgatagtagtttttcatcaagccttagacataaggcacataacactcaacaagtgggacaaagaccgattagtgcatggtCCCTTTTGTCTTTCTACTATCAACGCCACTACATGATGATGCGTGATTAACCGCCCTCCGCTtataacgttattttcacgaacttagtaaaataatgttaaaattagtgcaatttcacttttgccctccgagcgttcacacatatatacattatatacgcataccgcaagcggggcgaaTCTTGGATTCGTTTAAAAAAGCATAAATTTGGTTCGGTTTAATTCGAATCAAGTCATAAACTTGGTTAAGTTTAATTCGAATTGATTAGAACCCCAATTTGGAAAATCTAAAACAAAATTATATTATAAGCTTCTCTTACTAATTAGTGTTTTTTAAAGTTTGATCTAATGTCTAATAAGttattttgtatattttgttTGTACTTTAAATATTTTATATGAGCGTATTATTGTTTTTTAAGTTTAAGATTATTGTTTTGtgctattatttaaaaaatatttaatttataatttaaatttgaAGATAATATATTATTAGATTAAATAGAATGATTCTATCCGACATTAAAAGTAAGATAAGATTTAATACTAattgattatttattatttaattaattgatataagataagtataaaaatgcaggaaattaaaatgtAGACGCCTTCAATGAGTGACACGTGtcccaaagttggtttcttttattatatagtatagatatagatatctTGTAAAAAAAGAATTTGtcaaaaataagtaaaaaaaagagctaaactgttttcgaaaaaagaaagaaagaaagaaaatttGAGCTTATCTAGCCAACCGGCCCAAACAAATTCTTTGAGCCCAACTAAAACAAATAACAAGCGAAGTCTGGGTTCTAAATTTTTAAAAGTGGTTTACAAGTCTGGGTGCTAAattttcaaacacaaatcaccCTTCACAACTAATATTTGTCTTTGATAAATGTTTGGTGGAAATTTATACTACTAcagaataataataaaaattaatatgaaaataaaaaaagatgTTAAATTGGTGAAAGCACGTATTTATACTTGACTACTTGAGATAACAAACTAATAAATAAATCAatataaataaagaaaataagaAAGGAAGATGATACATGGCGGTATCATGAATCCGTAGTCGTAAAGGGCGATttgtgttaaaaaaataaaattgtttAACCGAAATTTGAGTTTAATGAGTAGAACATATCAATCAATCAGTCGTACCCAGTATAATCCCACTCATAGCAAAGCTATTGATAGGGTATGGGGACAGTAGGACGTAGGTAAGTGTTACCTCTATCACAAAGGATAAAGAGACTGCTTCCAATAAGACATAGCTCCAAAGACACATCCAACCTTAAGAGTCAAATGAAACTTAAAGAGGTATTATCGAGAAATAGGTGAAAACGGATAAAAGAacatataaaataatatattggTATAAACTACTTGCATGTTTTGTAATAGGGGAAAGGGAATATGAGGCTGTTATACATGTAAGTTACATGTGAAACCatcaaaactacgtagttttgattataccctcatttaatttttatatttttatagaAGATATTTACTCTCCAAAAAAATACATACTGTTCCATTCCAAGATCCCCAATTTCTCAGCCTTATTCCTGCGATTCCAACTTCCAAATGAAGATCTGCAACAAAGGTTCGTTAATCGAATCAATTTTGCAATCCCAGTTCATCAGGTTCGTCCTATCTTCATAATTTTATTACATGTTTTCATGTATCGATCAATCTCCAATCCTTAATAATATTGAAGCTACACTTAATTTACCTAATCAATACCTGTTTTCATGTATCCGATCCTACTCTTCAAGTTTTTTTTATCTCTTGTTGAGGAGGTTTCTTGATTTTATTCTAGCAGCTCTTTCTAGAACACTAATGGACTTGGTTGTATACATTTTTCTTTTCTCGAAAATTCATCATTATCGTGCTTCATTGTATGTACATTTTTTACTCAAATTTCATGACTGAATGATATGTTTTGACTATTAAATTATCAATTTCATTTACTTGTTACTCAAATATCATCAACCGATTTCATGTTTGGTTATAAATAAATCCAACTAGGGATAAGCATTTGGGACTTGGTACCGGTACCGTATAGGTACCGAATTTCCCGTACTGATTTTTTTCGGAACCCACTATTTGGtgttttcggtaccggtattttcggttcGGTACGGTACCAGTATTTAACCGAATTCTACACACAAATACCGGTACCGGACCAAACATTTTCGGTACCTGTACCCATATTTGGCGAATTTCGGTACCCGTACTTTTGGTACCGATACCGAACTCATCCCTAAATCCAACTATTAGTTTCATTTAGGTGTTAGTGAAAGCTATTAATGTACATATGATACAAGTGTTCATTCACTGTAGGGGCTGCCTTTTACATTTGACTAGATTCGACATGTTGATTTATATACACAAATAACACATCTTAAGTGGCATGTTCATTCACTGCAGGGGCTGAAGAATTGAAGAGCTCTTGAGTAAAGAATCTCAGTAAAGAATGAACCCTTCGGACACTCGAACCAACCCGCGACGACGAAtgaattttgacccgtttaatttTAAATGTAATTAGTGACTCATGTACGTATATTCTTTGTAATTTTTTGACGTGTTCAATTGTAATCCAAtgaattttgacccgtttcattttAAAGCAATGTATTTTTACCTTGTTTGAAGTGGTTCATTTTTATTCAACAATTATGACTTGTCCGACGTGTTTTATTTATGCGctacattttgacccgtttcttTAATTCCTATATTTTGACCCATTTCATATTTATACGCTACATTTTGACCCATTTCAATTTGTTATACAAAACTGTAGTATGCTATACATATGACAAAATAGGTTCATTGCAGAATGTATGACAAACGCCTGATCCATTGCAGATTTTGGTAAACAAAACAGATTGCATCTTTGCATATTGAGGCTGAAGTATGTTATATATGACAAAAAAATCCATAAACAAAGCTGCAAAGAGGTCCACTTAAAAAATATAAGTACATATAGACGTAGTATTTGAACACATAATGAGAAAAATCCAAATTATTAGTATCTACTTGAGTTATAATCAAACTATTGACTactcaaataaatataaaacgtAATCTTCAAGCTGATTCACAAATCATTTTTCTCTCTCTACTCTTGACTCATCTGcctgaaaaaaaaattgataattATATTAGGCAAAAAAATTGTGGTTAATTATTCATAACTGTAGATCATACCTTCTTTTGCGGACAACTGCTGATGTAGTGACCCACTTTGTTGCAATAAGAACAACTTCTCTTTTTCGGTGCTTCTAAGGAAGATTTGATTCTAGTTGCACTCTTAGGACGACCTTTAGTATTGGTATTAACTAGTGGATCACGAACAGTAATTTGGGGCATCATGTTTACTTGCGAACTTCCTACATTAGAATCTAGTGAAGTAGTCTCATTCTGTTTTGATTTTTTTCGAATATATTTTGCTCTTCTGAAAACCTCAACAAGATGGTATTTAGTTTTTTTATCTCGGATGGAGAGTCTCTTGCTTGTTCGGTTGCttttctaaaatttgattgaACACACCATAAAGTTAATGCACTGACTTCATTCTCACTATTCATGTCTTCGATCCCAATTGTGCAATTATCCAACTTATACCTAGCATCAAGTGTCCATCTAGGTAAAATATAATGATCAGGAAGGGTTTCTACATTTCTTTTCTTCAATATATATAAGATATGCTTACATAACATCCCAAATGTTTCAAACTTTGCACATGAACATGTAACATCTATCTTATTTGAAAGACGAAAGTTAACGTTTCTCCAATATATTTTATCAATACCCAATTGTCCAACCTTATACCTGATTTCTTCTGAACTCTTGCTTATTTTCTCATGAGTTAAATTGAATGTAGCTTCGGTCCATTCCTTCTTGAATACATCAAAGAGCTTCCTAGTGTAACGTGAACTTGCTTTTGCCTCTATCAAATTAACAGAAGAAAGAATTGGTTTGGAATTCATGGTCTTGAAGTCCTCATCTTCTTCGGCAGCCCTTCGAGTCTCAACAGCTTTATCATACTGTCTTACAAACTCATTCAACATGGTCTTTGAGTTTACATATCCATCAAAAAAAGAATGAATGCTTTCGCTTCTTCCGCTTGATGTCATGCCAGCAAAAAAACAATCTTTCAAGAAGGCTTTAGCCCAATATTTTCGTTGATTATACATCTCCGTTATCCAACTGCCAGTTTCAAAATTATATTTTCCACATAAAAATTCCCAACGAGTTTCAAATTCTTCAATCGTATTACTCTTTACCCATTGCTTGTGTAACTCTTCAAAGTCACTATAACGAACTTTAAGAGGTCGAAGATGTTCGATCTCATGTTTCTTAATATGCCATGAACAATAACGATGTCGAGTTTTTGGAAAAACAATTTTTATTGCATTGCAAATAGCTTTATCTTGATCTGTAATTATTGCGGACGGATACTTGTCAAACATGCACTTTAAGAAGTTCTGAAATAACCATTCAAAAGTATCTTGCTTCTCATTCTCTAATAATGCACCACCAAAAAGTATTGACTGGCCATGATGATTCACCCCGACAAATGGAGCAAATGGCATCTTAAATTTGTTGGTCATGTATGTGACATCAAACACAACAACATCCCCAAACTTTATATACGAGTCTCTAGATCTCCCGTCAGCCCAGAAAATATTTCTCGGAGACCCATCATCAAATAAATCCACAACAAAATAAAGGTTTTGGTCTTTTAGTAATTTATCTTGGAAATGTTTAATAAGTCCATAAAACTCCTTACCTTTGTATTGTCTTCGTTGATCGGCTAAGATGTCAGAACACTGTTTTGATGTAACATCATTTTCATATGGACCTTTCATGGTATTTACGACCTTCTTTATTTGACAAGGTTTCAACCCGGATTGATCAAGTTCCGACAATATAGCTTTGCAAGTCAATGAACGATGAAACTTTCCATGAGACCGGTGTTTCATGACTTTTGTCGGAGTAACAGTTAGCTCGTGGTTGTGTGAATCACTAAATTTATCCACCGACCATTTCCCATCTTTACTTTTAGAAATCCGAAGAAAAGCTTCACATCCCGTTCTTAAATTCCTACGACGTTTCTTCACATCTCCTATAGAACCCTTAGACTTCAAATCTTTAAAACCTTGTTTGTTGCATACATATAGTCTTCTATAAGGCTCATTTGTTGTCTTGTTTTTAAAAGCTGTATGAATCCGTATCCCAGATCCGTGTAAAAAAGCATAGCGATTGTAGAAATTGTATGCATCATTAGGAGTATCGAAAACCTTTCCCATGACATCATTGTTTTCCTCTTTCTCAAACCCAAAATCCATGTCAATATCGTTACTTTTCTTTGTTTCAACGTAATTTCTTTTCTCTATTTCATCATCGTCTTTTTTCTCTGTTTCAACATCTGAGCCGCTATTAATGACCACACGCCCAGATGCATCTATATCATTAATTAGATTTGTTTCAGAAGCATCCCCTTGAGCATCCTCTTGTAACTGAACTTCCAAATCCATCGTATTGTGTCTTGTATCAACAAAAAAGAATTTTGATATTTAATTCAAGTATTACATATCAAAAATattaacaaaacaaagaaaaagtCAAAAAAAGTGGGACATAATTCTCGATGGAAACATTTTtttccaaaagaaaaagaaaagaaaaaaactaaagtgatgataaaaaaaaaacttgaagaGTAGGATCGATACATGAAAACAAGTATTGATTAGGTAAATTAAGTGTAGCTTCAATATTATTAACAATTGGAGATTGATCGATACATGAAAACATGTAATAAATTTATGGAGATAGGACGAACCTGATGAACTGGGATTGCAAAATTGATTCGATTAACGACCTTTGTTGCAGATCTTCGTTTGGAACTTGGAATCGCAGGAATAAGGGTGAGATATTGAGGATCTTGGAATGAAACAGTACGTATTTTTTTGTGGAGAGTAGTTAAtatcttttataaaaatataaaaattaaatgagggtataatcaaaactacgtagttttgatGGTTTCGCATGTAACTTACATGTATAACAGCCTTATATTCCCTTTCCcctttgtaataataataataataataattgataGTAAGTAGATAGATAACCACGATAGCAAAGATTTAAAAAAACATGCATCAACTGTTTATTATTAATTCAAATCGTGcatatattaaaacaaacatacaGAAATGCAACCACAAGGACACAGATTCATTCAACTTATTCACTCACTCACAATTTATGGTATCTTAGATTATATAACTATAAATAATATAACACAAGAAGTTGATAATCTGATCACCCTGCCTTTTCCCATCATCTTCAGAGTAACGCTCGCTTCCCAGTATCCAGATCACGATCCGGTTTTGTGGAGAGGGTGAGGTGGATTCCAGGATCATGATGGTTGATTGAGCAGTTAAAGAGAATGGAATTGTTAACACCTTGCACATTACTGTTCAGGAATGATGTCTTGAGAGGTGAGTTTGAATTTTGATTCTTGTTCTTTGCATCTGAGTCCGTTTCGCCATCGTTGTTTAATGTGTTAGGAGGATTGTTCCTATTGAAGTGTATGTTTTTGCCAAAATCTTGTTTTTTGTCGCCAGAAGGAGTTATGTTCATAATCGCCCCTTTGTTTTCACCTGCAATGGTTATGATATTCTTCCCTGCATCTTCTGAATCCATGTGTTTCTTGAGGGTTTCGGGTTTTCGTGTAGCGTTGTTGTTATGAGTATGGAAGCCACCAATGTGCCTAGCGTTAAAACCGGTAGCGGAAGTCTTGGGTTTCTCTTTGGTTTCTTGAACAAGCATGGTTTTTTGGGTGTATTCTTGTGTGCCTTCATCATAGGGTTTCTGGTTAAGTGAAGGGAGTTGTAATGGGGAAAGAGGGCGCATGGTGGATGTTGCTTCAGGCGGTGTGGTGTTTTGGTTTAAGGGAGCGCGAGGCGGTGAGGACGGCGGTGAAAGAATAAGTTGAGTTCTCTTGGGTGGAGAGAGCGATCGTGGTGGCGGTGATGATGCTCGTGGTGGGGTTTGTTCAAGTGGTTTGATGGTTTTAGGTGGAGAGGATGGTGGGGATACGGCGCGACTAGGGACAGGTGTGGTTGTTGCAGTTCTCAACAGTGGTGGAGGGGTACGTCCTATGACTGCCCCGGAAGGtgaggatgatggtggtggagttgGCTGTGTTGGTGGCTCCACCACACTAATAGCTCGAGCCGGGGTCGGGGTAGGTCGTGGAAGAGATGGGGCTGGGATGGGTTGTTGGGTAGGGGTAGGGGTAGGGGTAGGGGTGGGTTGTTGAGGTGGTGTTGGGGTAGGGGTAGGGGTAGGGGTGGGTTGTTGAGGTGGAGGTGGGGTAGGGGTGGGTTGGGGAGGAGGGGTTGTTTGGGTAAACGTGGGTCGAATAATGGGTGGCCTTGGTGGCGGGGGCCCTTGAATGGGTTGCGCACCCGGAGCAGGAGCAGGAGTAGGTGCAGGTGCGGGCGTAGGAGCAGGCGCGGGCGCAGGAGGTGGTGCGCGCATGGTAGCCAAGCGGAACCATGGACGGGAGGGAGGAGCTTGAGCCATTGTGTGTGATTTGTGAGGGGAAGAAATTAAGGTAGGTGGTAAAGAATGATAAAGAAAGATGGTTTAAATAGAAAAGTTTAGCATTAGAGGTGACCAAGGAATCAACGAGAAACATGTTATGGATGCTATCTGCCCCAGTGATGAAGATTGGAATAAAATCTAAGTGATGAGTAAACCAGACAATTTGTTTTTATGGAAGCTTTGCAATGACACTTGAAACATGTAGATGGCCTCTTAAGTAAAGCTAACATATTCTCTAgtttctttttttccttttccttttgtGTTCGGTATCTACGAGAGCTTTGGAAAATCACAAGAATAGTCAGTCAATTGACTACATCTTATCAAACATTATGACcattaactttttatttttaaatttcaTGGGCTACAAAACCGACACATTTTGTTTGGGCAAGCAATTCGTCGCGTGTAAACAAAACCGTAAGTTTCTGAGTTTCTAGATGGGCAACTAATTAAAGACAAAGTGGATAGTATCTTGGCACTGTTTACTTAAGGTATTATAGTAAAACTTAATTTGTAAAAAAACATGGTATGAGTCTCCTTAGCGccattttgttaaaaaaaattatcaaAGCCATTTTTTGTATATTAATAAATTTTGTGATTTTCCATTCTGTATGATCATCTTGTAAGTAACTTAAAGTAAATTTATAAAGCCCAATTTAATATATAGTTTGTTCCTGATCCACTTAATGGaatgtttgaaaagttgggaACGCACCAATATCAACTAGGTGTACACGGCTTCATTAGTTATATTATCTTTTTTACTTCTTTATATCAACTAGATGTAACGCCCGCCGCGTTGCGGCCGGGTTTACATTCGGATATCGCATAAGCCAAAAGAAGTGTTTGGTATTCTTTGATCCGTTACGGCATCGATGCTCGCTAGAGCAACCAAGGGAAAACTCTAAACATAAACATGGAGTTCAAGCATTGTATGATTTTCAATAGATACAAATTGCATCAACAAAAGGAGGTAATATAATGATATGTTAGTGTTAAAGGGGACACTTTTATACTTCAGTTTTAATATCTCTAGTATTGTTTTATAAATCTCACTAGGTtagaaacccgtgtattacacgggctgaataaatgtaattttatatactaaattaaaaaaaaaatattctttAAAAagctcgtttattacacgggttgaacaaatataattttatatattaaaattatatcTCTAAGAATCCTATATATtgtactgaataaatgtaattttatatatcaaataataaaaactcgtcatttgtacgggttgaataaatctaattatatacactaaataataaaaaaagttttatctttaaaaacactgtgtattacacaagttaaataaatgtaattttataaccttgtatattactggggttggataaatgtaattttataaactaaataataaaaaagttatatccttataaacctcgtgtattatacgggttgaataaatctaattatatgtactaaatcatcatcaccatcatcatactcagtaaatcccatcaatagcaaaactaaggtagggtctgaggagggtaagatgtagaggCTGCTTTCAGTGAGACCCCCGCCTGGATAGTAGTTCTGCATCAAGCCTTGGatataaggcacataacacttagcaatcgggacaaagaccgattagtgcatgttcccttttgtctttctgttatcaacgccaccacatgatgatgatgatgcattattaaccgtccgccgcttttaacgttattttcacgaactTGGTaagataacgttaaaattagtgcaatttcacttttgtcatccgagcgtccacacatatatattatatacGCATACCGCAAGCAGGGcgaatatatactaaataata
The Helianthus annuus cultivar XRQ/B chromosome 6, HanXRQr2.0-SUNRISE, whole genome shotgun sequence genome window above contains:
- the LOC110944464 gene encoding putative uncharacterized protein DDB_G0290521 translates to MRAPPPAPAPAPTPAPAPTPAPAPGAQPIQGPPPPRPPIIRPTFTQTTPPPQPTPTPPPPQQPTPTPTPTPTPPQQPTPTPTPTPTQQPIPAPSLPRPTPTPARAISVVEPPTQPTPPPSSSPSGAVIGRTPPPLLRTATTTPVPSRAVSPPSSPPKTIKPLEQTPPRASSPPPRSLSPPKRTQLILSPPSSPPRAPLNQNTTPPEATSTMRPLSPLQLPSLNQKPYDEGTQEYTQKTMLVQETKEKPKTSATGFNARHIGGFHTHNNNATRKPETLKKHMDSEDAGKNIITIAGENKGAIMNITPSGDKKQDFGKNIHFNRNNPPNTLNNDGETDSDAKNKNQNSNSPLKTSFLNSNVQGVNNSILFNCSINHHDPGIHLTLSTKPDRDLDTGKRALL